Proteins encoded within one genomic window of Meriones unguiculatus strain TT.TT164.6M chromosome 20, Bangor_MerUng_6.1, whole genome shotgun sequence:
- the Smim8 gene encoding small integral membrane protein 8, with translation MSSGPEPPAVKTEPSKERNFERPGLRGTHTTTLFRAVNPELFIKPNKPVMAFGLVALSLCVAYIGYLHATQENKKDLYEAMDSEGHRYMRRKTSKWD, from the exons ATGTCTTCAGGACCTGAGCCCCCAGCAGTTAAAACagaaccatcgaaagagagaaaCTTTGAAAGGCCAGGCCTTCGAGGGACACACACAACAACGTTATTCCGAGCTGTGAACCCAGAGCTCTTCATTAAACCT AACAAACCTGTAATGGCCTTCGGACTGGTAGCCCTTTCCCTCTGTGTGGCTTATATTGGTTATCTGCATGCAACACAAGAGAACAAGAAGGACCTCTATGAAGCTATGGACAGTGAAGGACATCGGTACATGAGGAGAAAAACATCCAAATGGGATTAA